The Corvus hawaiiensis isolate bCorHaw1 chromosome 2, bCorHaw1.pri.cur, whole genome shotgun sequence genome includes a window with the following:
- the LACC1 gene encoding purine nucleoside phosphorylase LACC1 isoform X3, whose product MGKTEPDNYDGIVTNQKGVTLAAPGADCIPVLFADPVRKACGAAHSGWKGTLLGVSMATVNAMVSEYGCNMKDILVVLGPSVGPCCYKLPHESAKEFHRIDPKCVRLFDSANPYIDIRRATRILLERGGILPKNIQDDSITDQNQNITFCTACHPDKFYSHFRDGTNFGTQIGFISIKD is encoded by the exons ATGGGAAAGACAGAGCCTGACAACTATGATGGAATAGTTACGAATCAGAAGGGTGTCACTctggcagctccaggtgctgACTGTATACCCGTGCTGTTTGCTGATCCTGTCAGAAAAGCCTGCGGTGCTGCTCATTCTG GATGGAAAGGTACATTGTTAGGAGTGTCTATGGCCACAGTAAATGCTATGGTATCTGAATATGGCTGTAACATGAAAGATATCCTTGTGGTGCTGGGTCCGTCTGTGGGACCTTGCTGCTATAAACTTCCTCACGAATCAGCAAAAGAATTTCACAGAATTGATCCAAAGTGTGTGAGACTGTTTGACTCTGCAAATCCTTATATTGATATCAGAAGAGCAACAAG gattcTTCTTGAGAGAGGTGGGATTCTTCCCAAGAACATCCAAGATGATTCTATCACAGACCAGAACCAAAATATCACTTTCTGTACTGCCTGCCACCCTGATAAATTTTACTCTCACTTTCGTGATGGCACTAACTTTGGGACACAGATTGGCTTCATATCAATCAAAGACTGA
- the CCDC122 gene encoding coiled-coil domain-containing protein 122 translates to MAKQNSPPLAEVVKRVFEQQQSQVSDIEKSKTVLFQLQAKCQELEKEMNSILLETKTTEREIHLQDDAIEVTQYQCENLEAQVRVLYSENLKLRCDAERVQEEFEMILARNNEYREKIKEHKHVFWEMESKMPVMIELAKKKAVVEELKTKKEELMCDLQNPEGSVIKQVQEEITLLKSKITTLKDVINKKTDLLEEEKKKHAKLRKEIEVQNKRYDAILKRLHCQLNKVHSNKRQWHWNIQQLEKKAAELRKCLGVAELQNIM, encoded by the exons ATGGCTAAGCAAAATTCCCCACCACTAGCTGAAGTTGTGAAACGAGTTTTTGAGCAGCAGCAGTCACAGGTGTCAGAcatagaaaaaagcaaaacagttcTTTTCCAATTGCAG gCAAAGTGCCAGGaactagaaaaagaaatgaattcTATTCTGTTAGAAACAAAGACAACAGAAAGGGAAATACATCTGCAAGATGATGCCATAGAAGTGACACAATATCAGTGTGAAAATCTGGAGGCCCAAGTCAGAGTGCTGTATTCTGAAAATTTAAAGTTGAGGTGTGATGCAGAAAGAGTACAAGAGGAGTTTGAGATGATACTTGCAAGAAACAATGAAtatcgggaaaaaataaaggaacatAAACATGTGTTTTGGGAGATGGAAAGTAAAATGCCAGTTATGATTGAACTTGCTAAAAAGAAAGCTGTTGTTGAAGAATTAAAGACAAAGAAAGAGGAGTTAATGTGTGATCTTCAGAATCCAGAAGGATCTGTTATAAAACAAGTGCAG GAAGAAATcacacttttaaaaagcaaaatcacaACATTGAAAGATGTCATCAATAAAAAAACAGATCTgctggaggaagagaagaaaaagcatgcTAAGCTTAGAAAAGAAATTGAG gtacaGAATAAGAGATATGATGCTATTTTAAAACGTTTGCATTGTCAACTGAACAAAGTCCATTCAAATAAAAGACAATGGCACTGGAACATTCAGCAGTTGGAGAAGAAGGCTGCAGAACTAAGAAAGTGTCTTGGAGTAGCAGAATTACAAAACATCATGTGA
- the LACC1 gene encoding purine nucleoside phosphorylase LACC1 isoform X2 codes for MVEAVLIDLFSLPANLQNNIQGLLHNTLETIEKCSSIHALCVYVMCCRRQGSERKDEQEFLFPALRGFQSLNRKLEVICAQTTAAALYTIKQRLDEKDLSIIKVILPTIRRDLMKVYIDHLFTAVYQFEFEDLQVVSDCESLQISEPQHEGQTLPSQDVALIQSEIQMYLESLPSLKGELTILRSSLIPDDIFLHGFTTRTGGISYIPTLSSCNLFSSCKRRDPQVVVKENLRRLANAAGFNPEAFHRVKVDHANAVCIMGKTEPDNYDGIVTNQKGVTLAAPGADCIPVLFADPVRKACGAAHSGWKGTLLGVSMATVNAMVSEYGCNMKDILVVLGPSVGPCCYKLPHESAKEFHRIDPKCVRLFDSANPYIDIRRATRQ; via the exons ATGGTGGAAGCAGTACTGATAGATCTGTTCAGCCTCCCAGCCAACTTGCAGAACAACATCCAAGGATTACTACACAACACACTGGAAACCATTGAGAAATGCTCTTCCATCCATGCTCTGTGTGTTTATGTCATGTGTTGCCGGAGGCAGGGGAGTGAAAGGAAAGATGAACAAGAGTTCTTGTTTCCAGCTCTGAGAGGTTTTCAGAGTCTGAACAGAAAACTGGAGGTGATATGTGCTCAGactacagctgctgctttgtacACCATCAAACAGAGACTAGATGAAAAAGACCTGAGCATCATTAAAGTTATTCTCCCTACCATAAGAAGAGACTTAATGAAAGTATATATAGACCATCTCTTTACGGCAGTCTACCAGTTTGAATTCGAGGATTTACAGGTGGTATCTGACTGTGAAAGCCTGCAGATATCTGAACCTCAGCATGAAGGGCAAACACTTCCTTCACAGGATGTAGCACTCATCCAAAGTGAGATTCAGATGTACTTGGAAAGCCTGCCAAGCCTGAAAGGGGAGCTCACCATCCTCAGATCTTCCCTGATCCCAG ATGATATTTTCTTACATGGGTTCACCACAAGGACAGGTGGGATCTCCTACATACCAACTCTAAGCTCCTGCAATCTCTTCAGCAGTTGCAAGCGGAGGGACCCACAAGTCGTTGTTAAAGAAAATCTCCGCCGGCTAGCTAATGCTGCAGGATTTAACCCAGAGGCTTTTCACAGAGTCAAG GTTGATCACGCTAATGCTGTGTGTATTATGGGAAAGACAGAGCCTGACAACTATGATGGAATAGTTACGAATCAGAAGGGTGTCACTctggcagctccaggtgctgACTGTATACCCGTGCTGTTTGCTGATCCTGTCAGAAAAGCCTGCGGTGCTGCTCATTCTG GATGGAAAGGTACATTGTTAGGAGTGTCTATGGCCACAGTAAATGCTATGGTATCTGAATATGGCTGTAACATGAAAGATATCCTTGTGGTGCTGGGTCCGTCTGTGGGACCTTGCTGCTATAAACTTCCTCACGAATCAGCAAAAGAATTTCACAGAATTGATCCAAAGTGTGTGAGACTGTTTGACTCTGCAAATCCTTATATTGATATCAGAAGAGCAACAAG ACAGTGA
- the LACC1 gene encoding purine nucleoside phosphorylase LACC1 isoform X1 yields the protein MVEAVLIDLFSLPANLQNNIQGLLHNTLETIEKCSSIHALCVYVMCCRRQGSERKDEQEFLFPALRGFQSLNRKLEVICAQTTAAALYTIKQRLDEKDLSIIKVILPTIRRDLMKVYIDHLFTAVYQFEFEDLQVVSDCESLQISEPQHEGQTLPSQDVALIQSEIQMYLESLPSLKGELTILRSSLIPDDIFLHGFTTRTGGISYIPTLSSCNLFSSCKRRDPQVVVKENLRRLANAAGFNPEAFHRVKVDHANAVCIMGKTEPDNYDGIVTNQKGVTLAAPGADCIPVLFADPVRKACGAAHSGWKGTLLGVSMATVNAMVSEYGCNMKDILVVLGPSVGPCCYKLPHESAKEFHRIDPKCVRLFDSANPYIDIRRATRILLERGGILPKNIQDDSITDQNQNITFCTACHPDKFYSHFRDGTNFGTQIGFISIKD from the exons ATGGTGGAAGCAGTACTGATAGATCTGTTCAGCCTCCCAGCCAACTTGCAGAACAACATCCAAGGATTACTACACAACACACTGGAAACCATTGAGAAATGCTCTTCCATCCATGCTCTGTGTGTTTATGTCATGTGTTGCCGGAGGCAGGGGAGTGAAAGGAAAGATGAACAAGAGTTCTTGTTTCCAGCTCTGAGAGGTTTTCAGAGTCTGAACAGAAAACTGGAGGTGATATGTGCTCAGactacagctgctgctttgtacACCATCAAACAGAGACTAGATGAAAAAGACCTGAGCATCATTAAAGTTATTCTCCCTACCATAAGAAGAGACTTAATGAAAGTATATATAGACCATCTCTTTACGGCAGTCTACCAGTTTGAATTCGAGGATTTACAGGTGGTATCTGACTGTGAAAGCCTGCAGATATCTGAACCTCAGCATGAAGGGCAAACACTTCCTTCACAGGATGTAGCACTCATCCAAAGTGAGATTCAGATGTACTTGGAAAGCCTGCCAAGCCTGAAAGGGGAGCTCACCATCCTCAGATCTTCCCTGATCCCAG ATGATATTTTCTTACATGGGTTCACCACAAGGACAGGTGGGATCTCCTACATACCAACTCTAAGCTCCTGCAATCTCTTCAGCAGTTGCAAGCGGAGGGACCCACAAGTCGTTGTTAAAGAAAATCTCCGCCGGCTAGCTAATGCTGCAGGATTTAACCCAGAGGCTTTTCACAGAGTCAAG GTTGATCACGCTAATGCTGTGTGTATTATGGGAAAGACAGAGCCTGACAACTATGATGGAATAGTTACGAATCAGAAGGGTGTCACTctggcagctccaggtgctgACTGTATACCCGTGCTGTTTGCTGATCCTGTCAGAAAAGCCTGCGGTGCTGCTCATTCTG GATGGAAAGGTACATTGTTAGGAGTGTCTATGGCCACAGTAAATGCTATGGTATCTGAATATGGCTGTAACATGAAAGATATCCTTGTGGTGCTGGGTCCGTCTGTGGGACCTTGCTGCTATAAACTTCCTCACGAATCAGCAAAAGAATTTCACAGAATTGATCCAAAGTGTGTGAGACTGTTTGACTCTGCAAATCCTTATATTGATATCAGAAGAGCAACAAG gattcTTCTTGAGAGAGGTGGGATTCTTCCCAAGAACATCCAAGATGATTCTATCACAGACCAGAACCAAAATATCACTTTCTGTACTGCCTGCCACCCTGATAAATTTTACTCTCACTTTCGTGATGGCACTAACTTTGGGACACAGATTGGCTTCATATCAATCAAAGACTGA